A stretch of the Porifericola rhodea genome encodes the following:
- a CDS encoding AAA family ATPase — protein MDKVTDEASKQEHRDKIQQVFTEVKKVVVGQEYMVNRLLIGLFTQGHILLEGVPGLAKTLTVNTLAKVLHLNFQRIQFTPDLLPADLIGTMIYNQQKANFEVKKGPIFANLILADEVNRSPAKVQSALLESMQEKQVTIGETTYQLDRPFLVLATQNPVEQEGTYPLPEAQVDRFMMKVHVDYPSKENELEVMRRMSNMSFKGDLQSVLTKEDIFAIRDEINAVTISDSLEKYIIELVFATRFPEQYQMGEIANYIQFGASPRASINLNVAAKAIAYFDERDYVLPEDIKEVAHDVFNHRILLNYEAEADGVSTSDIIKKILHKVPINR, from the coding sequence ATGGATAAAGTTACCGACGAAGCATCAAAGCAAGAACACAGAGATAAAATTCAACAGGTCTTTACCGAAGTAAAGAAAGTAGTGGTAGGGCAGGAGTATATGGTAAACCGACTGTTAATCGGTCTGTTTACACAAGGACATATACTGTTGGAGGGGGTTCCTGGACTAGCCAAAACCCTAACCGTCAACACACTGGCCAAGGTATTGCATCTTAATTTTCAGCGCATACAATTTACTCCTGATCTTTTGCCAGCTGACCTGATAGGTACAATGATATACAACCAGCAAAAGGCAAATTTTGAAGTAAAAAAGGGGCCTATATTTGCTAACCTGATACTTGCAGATGAGGTAAACCGTTCTCCTGCCAAGGTACAGTCTGCATTGCTGGAGTCTATGCAGGAAAAGCAGGTTACTATCGGAGAAACTACGTATCAGCTGGACCGTCCATTTTTAGTTCTGGCAACCCAAAACCCGGTAGAGCAGGAAGGTACATATCCACTTCCTGAAGCTCAGGTAGACCGTTTCATGATGAAAGTACATGTGGATTACCCCAGCAAAGAAAACGAGCTGGAAGTCATGCGACGCATGTCCAACATGTCTTTCAAGGGAGATCTGCAATCTGTACTTACCAAAGAAGATATTTTTGCGATCCGCGATGAAATTAATGCGGTTACTATCTCCGACTCATTGGAAAAATACATTATTGAGCTGGTCTTTGCGACTCGCTTTCCAGAGCAGTACCAAATGGGCGAAATCGCAAACTATATTCAGTTTGGTGCATCACCAAGGGCTAGTATTAACCTTAATGTAGCTGCTAAAGCTATCGCCTACTTTGATGAACGTGATTATGTACTTCCGGAAGATATTAAGGAAGTAGCTCACGATGTCTTTAATCATAGAATCTTGTTAAACTACGAGGCAGAAGCAGATGGCGTAAGTACATCAGATATCATTAAAAAAATTCTGCATAAAGTACCTATCAATAGGTAG
- a CDS encoding tetratricopeptide repeat protein has product MGENYKRREDGDQLAAWFEEQKQNNATQFFDLNVYIDLIEHYVQEDDNIKALEVCRMGIEQYPYSSELLTQTAQVHSNLEDYDKALDALDKASNLQPNDPEILMLRGNILTYSGRHQDAIHEFEHLLSFSAEKDEIYYNMGLAYQNIAEYGKAINCYKNAIEQNIHHEDAMYELAFCLDMTGELEDSLGYYERFINEDPFSQHAWYNMGIVYNKLNEYGKAVQAYEYAIAIDDQFSSAYFNLGNALMNLKEYQRAVDAYVQTYKIEGPSPETYCYLGGAYEKLEQYDKAIKYYQKASGLDEMYDEAWFGIGVSLSKQQKWLEAVHFLNKAIKINGDNAKYWQTLAEAEYQVGNMVSCLDAYQEASLIDPESAQVWLDWSYVYYEQGDYEKALELMMDGLDEVPEEVDLYYYAAAYLICAGKFREAFNFLENALTLDFDRHEILYEFFPKLETQKALFKIIDQYRK; this is encoded by the coding sequence ATGGGAGAAAACTATAAAAGAAGAGAGGACGGCGATCAACTGGCAGCGTGGTTCGAGGAGCAAAAGCAAAACAATGCCACGCAGTTTTTTGACTTGAATGTTTACATTGACCTTATTGAACATTATGTCCAGGAGGATGATAATATAAAAGCTTTAGAAGTATGTCGTATGGGTATTGAACAGTATCCATATTCTTCTGAATTGTTAACGCAAACAGCCCAAGTACACAGCAATCTGGAGGACTATGACAAAGCGCTGGATGCTTTGGATAAAGCCTCTAACCTTCAGCCAAATGACCCGGAAATACTAATGCTAAGAGGCAACATACTTACCTATTCGGGCAGACATCAGGATGCTATTCATGAATTTGAACACCTTCTTAGTTTTAGCGCGGAGAAAGATGAAATCTACTATAACATGGGGCTGGCCTACCAGAACATTGCTGAATATGGTAAAGCCATCAACTGTTATAAAAACGCTATAGAACAGAATATTCATCATGAGGATGCTATGTATGAACTGGCTTTCTGCCTGGATATGACCGGCGAACTGGAAGATAGCCTGGGGTACTATGAGCGTTTTATCAATGAAGACCCATTCTCGCAGCATGCCTGGTATAATATGGGAATCGTTTACAATAAGCTGAATGAATATGGGAAGGCCGTGCAGGCGTATGAGTACGCTATTGCAATAGACGATCAGTTTTCTTCTGCTTACTTTAATTTGGGCAATGCGCTGATGAACCTTAAAGAATATCAGAGAGCAGTAGATGCCTATGTACAAACTTATAAAATAGAAGGACCAAGCCCAGAGACTTACTGCTACCTGGGCGGTGCTTATGAGAAGCTTGAGCAGTACGATAAAGCAATTAAATATTATCAGAAAGCAAGCGGGTTGGACGAAATGTACGATGAGGCCTGGTTTGGCATTGGAGTTTCGCTAAGCAAGCAGCAGAAATGGCTGGAAGCTGTACACTTTCTTAACAAAGCAATTAAAATAAATGGCGATAACGCTAAGTACTGGCAAACTCTCGCTGAAGCGGAGTATCAGGTAGGTAACATGGTTTCTTGCCTGGATGCCTATCAGGAAGCGAGCCTAATAGACCCTGAAAGTGCTCAGGTATGGCTAGACTGGTCTTATGTATATTATGAGCAGGGCGACTATGAAAAGGCGCTGGAGCTGATGATGGACGGTTTAGATGAAGTACCAGAGGAGGTAGATTTGTATTATTATGCAGCTGCCTACCTTATTTGTGCGGGTAAATTTCGCGAAGCATTTAATTTTCTGGAAAATGCTTTAACTTTGGATTTTGACAGACACGAGATTCTGTATGAGTTTTTTCCAAAGTTAGAAACTCAAAAAGCATTGTTTAAAATTATAGATCAGTACAGAAAATAA
- a CDS encoding DUF368 domain-containing protein yields MQKFRNYIQLFFKGVAMGGADVVPGVSGGTIAFITGIYGTLLDAIKSFNLEAVQLLIKFKFKDFWKHINGNFLITLFAGIALSIITLAKLIHLFLEEYPIQLWSFFFGLVIIAAISVSREIGKWSVGAIIAGIMGIGIAYFITLATPAETPTASWFIFLSGAVAICAMILPGISGSFILLILGKYAYILEAVNERDFGVIALFGLGCIVGILSFARVISWLLHKFHDVAVALLAGFMIGSLNKIWPWKEVMQTRINSKGEEVPFITKNIWPTEYLEATGLEPHIWQAAVFMLLGIGIVVFLEQFATRRSRKITSAS; encoded by the coding sequence ATGCAAAAATTTAGAAATTACATACAACTTTTTTTCAAAGGTGTAGCGATGGGAGGGGCCGATGTAGTGCCCGGTGTTTCAGGAGGTACAATCGCTTTTATAACTGGCATCTATGGCACATTACTAGATGCTATCAAGTCATTTAACCTTGAAGCCGTTCAGTTACTGATTAAGTTCAAGTTTAAAGATTTTTGGAAGCACATTAATGGCAATTTCTTAATAACGCTATTCGCGGGCATTGCCCTAAGCATTATCACTCTGGCTAAACTCATTCATCTTTTTCTGGAAGAGTACCCTATACAGTTGTGGTCGTTCTTCTTTGGCTTAGTAATTATTGCGGCGATATCTGTATCTCGTGAAATTGGCAAATGGAGTGTTGGGGCTATTATTGCTGGTATAATGGGTATAGGCATTGCTTATTTTATAACATTGGCCACCCCGGCAGAAACTCCCACTGCTAGCTGGTTTATCTTTCTCTCCGGGGCAGTAGCCATTTGTGCTATGATTCTACCCGGTATTTCTGGAAGTTTCATTCTGCTCATACTCGGAAAGTATGCCTACATATTAGAGGCTGTTAACGAAAGAGATTTTGGCGTCATAGCTTTATTTGGATTAGGCTGTATAGTGGGCATTTTGAGCTTCGCAAGAGTTATTTCCTGGTTGCTACACAAGTTTCATGATGTGGCAGTCGCTCTTCTTGCAGGCTTTATGATTGGCTCACTCAATAAGATATGGCCCTGGAAAGAAGTAATGCAGACTCGTATCAATAGCAAAGGAGAAGAAGTTCCTTTTATCACAAAAAACATATGGCCCACAGAGTATTTGGAAGCTACCGGCTTGGAGCCTCACATTTGGCAGGCTGCGGTATTTATGCTGCTGGGCATTGGCATTGTAGTCTTTTTAGAACAATTTGCGACTCGCAGAAGTCGTAAGATTACTTCTGCATCATAA
- a CDS encoding phosphosulfolactate synthase, which yields MNYTLSQVPERTQKPRVYGYTMAMDKGLSLREVEDFISVAGGYVDIVKLGWATSFVTPNLQDKIELYHSANIPVYFGGTLFEAFVIRNQFEDYRKILDKYGMSFAEVSDGSIDMKHDQKCEYISKLAEQVTVLSEVGSKDAAKIMPPYKWIELMQAELDAGAWKVIGEAREGGNVGLFRSSGEVRSGLVEEILTKIPFESIIWEAPQKEQQVWFIKLLGANVNLGNIAPNEVIPLETIRLGLRGDTFNHFLNQK from the coding sequence ATGAATTACACGCTAAGTCAGGTGCCTGAGCGTACACAAAAGCCTAGGGTATACGGCTATACGATGGCGATGGATAAAGGGCTAAGCCTAAGAGAAGTTGAGGATTTTATAAGTGTAGCCGGTGGTTATGTTGATATTGTTAAGCTTGGGTGGGCTACCTCTTTTGTGACCCCTAATCTACAAGATAAGATAGAGCTTTACCACAGTGCTAATATACCTGTCTATTTCGGAGGCACATTATTTGAGGCCTTTGTAATCAGAAATCAGTTTGAAGACTACCGCAAAATTTTAGACAAATACGGTATGTCATTTGCCGAAGTATCCGATGGCTCAATAGATATGAAGCACGATCAAAAGTGTGAGTATATCAGTAAACTGGCAGAACAGGTTACAGTACTTTCAGAGGTAGGTTCTAAAGATGCGGCTAAAATAATGCCCCCTTACAAATGGATAGAACTGATGCAGGCCGAACTTGACGCCGGCGCGTGGAAGGTAATAGGCGAAGCCCGAGAAGGCGGCAATGTAGGGCTTTTTCGCTCTAGCGGCGAAGTACGATCTGGCCTGGTAGAAGAAATACTTACCAAAATTCCTTTTGAAAGTATCATTTGGGAAGCTCCTCAGAAAGAACAACAGGTGTGGTTTATCAAACTCCTGGGAGCTAATGTAAATCTGGGAAATATAGCTCCAAATGAAGTAATACCTTTAGAAACCATTCGCTTAGGGCTTAGAGGCGATACCTTTAATCATTTTCTGAATCAGAAATAA
- a CDS encoding SDR family NAD(P)-dependent oxidoreductase, producing the protein MVFVTGATGLIGSFICRKLLTQGYKVKALKRKNSDLQLVKEIEKQIEWVEGDLLNVSELHEYLEEAEEVIHCAAMVSYDSKHEELMKRVNVDSTANLVNASLQRGIKRFVHISSVASIGKDKLSPISTEETQWTEGDKHTSYARSKHQAELEVWRGWAEGLNTVVLNPSLVLGPGDWDKSSTQVFKYIWEENRFYTNGMVNYVDVRDVAKAAVQLLSSPLKGERFIVSAGSTTYKELFDAIADKFEKRPPNVKVKGLMIKLAIMLDKVRTKLTGNVPIVTDELEQVSKNQHTYDNSKIKQVLNFKFRDFEDTLHWCCQQLQS; encoded by the coding sequence ATGGTGTTTGTTACGGGGGCCACTGGTTTAATTGGCAGTTTTATATGCAGAAAATTATTAACGCAGGGATATAAAGTAAAAGCTTTAAAAAGAAAGAACTCCGATCTGCAATTGGTAAAAGAAATTGAAAAACAGATAGAATGGGTAGAAGGAGATTTGTTAAATGTTAGCGAGCTACACGAATATCTGGAAGAGGCGGAAGAAGTTATCCATTGTGCTGCCATGGTATCTTACGATAGTAAGCATGAGGAGCTGATGAAGCGTGTGAATGTTGACAGTACAGCTAATCTGGTAAACGCATCTTTACAGCGTGGAATAAAAAGGTTTGTACACATTAGCTCTGTTGCTTCTATAGGTAAAGATAAGCTATCGCCTATTAGTACAGAAGAAACCCAGTGGACCGAAGGAGACAAACATACCTCCTATGCCAGAAGTAAACATCAGGCTGAGCTAGAAGTATGGAGAGGGTGGGCAGAGGGTTTAAATACTGTGGTTCTTAACCCCTCACTAGTTTTAGGGCCGGGAGATTGGGACAAAAGCAGTACTCAGGTTTTTAAGTATATCTGGGAAGAAAACAGATTCTATACAAATGGTATGGTTAATTATGTAGATGTTAGAGATGTAGCCAAGGCGGCAGTACAGTTACTTTCTTCACCGCTAAAAGGGGAACGTTTTATCGTAAGCGCTGGTAGTACAACTTACAAAGAACTGTTTGATGCCATCGCAGATAAATTTGAAAAAAGGCCTCCAAACGTCAAAGTTAAAGGACTCATGATCAAATTGGCTATCATGCTGGATAAGGTTCGGACTAAATTAACAGGTAATGTTCCTATTGTAACAGACGAATTAGAGCAAGTCTCAAAGAATCAACATACGTATGATAATTCTAAAATCAAACAGGTATTAAACTTTAAATTTAGAGATTTTGAAGATACCCTTCACTGGTGTTGCCAGCAGTTGCAATCCTAA